In Desulfobacterales bacterium, the DNA window AATAGCGAGCGGCAACGGCTACATTATTAAAATAACAGAACCCCATGGCCCGGCTGCTCTCTGCATGATGCCCGGGGGGCCTGACCGCACAGAAGGCATTGTCGATTTCTCCGCTGAGCACCTGCCGTGCGGCCTCCAGCACGCCGCCCACAGCCAGCAGGGCCGTATCATAGGTTTGGGCAGACATCTGGTTGTCCGGACCGTCCAGCATCGAATCGCCGGCTTGGCAGGCGGTCTGGAAGCGGCGGATGTATTGTTTTTCATGAACGGCTTCAATCCATTGCAAGTCTGCCGGGACGGCCGGGAGCAATTTAAGCTTCGGCAGCAGTCCGGCCGCTTTTATCCCCTTATAAACCGCTTTAACGCGTCCGGGGACTTCGGGATGATAGGTGCCCGTATCATGAAGCAGGTAACGTTCATCGTACAAAAACCCGGTTTTTTTCATACTTTTTTCTGCAAAAAGGGATTTAGCCGATAACTCTGTCGAAAATGGCAAAAGCTTCTTTTACTGCGGGGTTGTCCTCCGGCATTTCAATGGTCGGCTGTCCATTCAGATCATATTCATAGACGCTTTGATTCTCAGGTATGGTTCCGGCAAGCTCTAAACCGGCCTGGCTGAGCAGTTCCAAAACCGTCTTGTCCGGTTTTTCTTTAACCCGGTTGATTACCGCATAGCATTTGGTCACGCCGATATTAAGGGTCTTGGCCAGGTCATTAATACGGATGGCTGCCTGCAGACCGCGCCGTGAAGTGTCGGAAACGATCAGCAGAATATCAACGTTGCTGGTGGTCAGGCGGCTGATATGTTCAAGGCCGGCTTCGTTATCCATGACGATGTAAGGGTAATTTCCCGTAAGCCTTTCCAGGAATCCGGTCAGCAGGGTGTTGGCGGCGCAGTAACATCCCGGACCCTCGGGTTGTCCCATAACAACCAAGTCATAGCCGGCGGATTCGATAACGGCCTGCTCCAGCTTCATGGACATAAACACGTCTTTGGTCATGCCGCTGGGAACCTTGCCTTTTCTCATTTCTTCGCGGGAGTTGCCCAGGGTGTCTGTAACGGTTAGGCCGACCACTTCGTTCAGGTTGGCATTGCTGTCGGCATCAACCGCCAGGACCGGGGTTTTACCGTTCTTTACCAGGTATTTAATCAGCAGGCCGGCTACAGTGGTTTTCCCTGTGCCCCCTTTGCCGGCCAGTGCAATTGAAAAAGCCATGTGGGTGGTGTCCTTTCGAAAAAAAATCAATCCATACAACAGTTCAAGATTAAGACAGTTTAAATAATCCGTCAAGTTTCTTTTATATATGAATTTACAGCTAAAATTTTTCCGGTAAACCCAAAAAGAATGTTCCCTTTATTTCTTTTGCAGCGGTTTTACCCTTGCGGGAAAACCTGAACCGCAGCCCCCCTCGTCAGGCCCCAAACACCTTGCAAAAGCCCAGGGCATGTGCTAAATCCAAAAAATAACAGGATTTTCGCTGTTACGGATTGACCCGGATATTTCACGAACCACTATTCTTTAAATATTTTTAAATATTTCTGAAAAATTTTCATAAAATAAATAGGCCAACAGCCATCAATTGAACACCTTAATTCTAGATATGTTTGGAGGAAGAGAATGGACTTTGAACTGAGCAAATCACAGAAAGAGATTCAAAAAGCGGCCAGGGATTTTACCAGGGGAGAATTTGACAAGGAACTTGCTTTGGAACTCGACAGAAAGCACGAGTTCCCCAAAAAAATCTGGCAAAAAGCAGCCGAACTGGGCTTTCTGGGGATTCATTTTCCGGAAAAATATTCCGGCCAAGGCCTGGGCGTGCTGGAAAATATCATTATTGCCGATGAATTCTGCCGGCGGGATTCCACCATCGGCAGCGCTGTTATTCTTGCCGGCTTTGCATCCGAATGCATCCTACGCTTTGGTTCTGAAGAACTGAAGGAAAAGTTCTTGCCGCCCGTGGCCGAAGGCAGGATGCTGTCCGCCGGCGCTTTTACGGAGCCGGACCATGGATCGGACATTACGTTCATGGATACCAGCGCGGTCAGGGAAGGGGAAGAGTGGGTGATCAACGGCACCAAAACCTTTATTACCAATGGCGGGCTGGCCGGTTTTTATACCGTTCTGTGCCAGACCGACCCCAATGCCCAACCGACCTATCGCGGCATCAGCATGATTCTGGTGGAAGCCGACCGGGAAGGTGTGACCGCCACGGATGTGGGCGAAAAAATGGGTATTCGCATGATGGCCACTGCGGAGATGAATTTTAAAAATGTGCGGGTCCCGGTATCGAACCTCATCGGTAAAGAGGGCCGGGGGTTTTATCAGGTCCTGGAATTTTTCGATGAAAGCCGCATCCTGGTGGCTGCCCAGGCCCTGGGTACGGCCCAGGGGGCTTTTGACCGCGCCCTGGATTATGTGAAGCAAAGAGAACAGTTTGGCAAAAAAATCGCGCAGTTTCAGGTTACCCAGCACAAACTGGCCGATATGGCCACCAAGATTGAACTGGCCCGGCTGATTACCTACAAGGCTGCCTGGAACTATGATCAGGGAGGGCGCATTGATCCCAAGCTGACATCCATGGCCAAAATGTTTGCGGCAAAGACCGCCGTGGAGGTGGCTGACGAGGCCATTCAATTGCTGGGCGGATACGGGTATATGGCGGAGTATGAAGTCGAACGGTTTTACCGGGATGCCAAGATTACGGAAATTTACGAGGGAACCAAGGAGATACAGAAAAATACGATTGCCAGTGCGCTGATAGGAAAAATCTAAAGGGTCCATTTGTCGATGATATATAACCCAACGAAAGGGGGATACCGTGATAGATCTAATCAAAAAAACAATGATGGCCGGCATCGGACTGGCGCTTAAAACCCGCGATGAAGTGGAAGAGCTGGTCAAAGACCTTACTAAAAAAAGCGACATGAATGAGCAGGAAGGAAAAAAATTTCTGGATGAGCTCCTCGGCAGATACGACGAAGCCAAAGTGAAGATGGAAGAACGGGTTGAAAAAATGGTTAAGGATTTCTTGAAAAAGGCGGATGTCGTTACCGGGGATGAATTAAAGGCATTAAAAAAAGAAATCCGGGAGCTGAAAAAGGCCATCAGCAGCGACACGAAGACAACCGGTTAATTATTGGCCAAATCGATGCTCAGCATAAGAAAAATCGGTGTTATCGGCCGAACCTACCGCCATCTGAACCGCTATCGTCAAATCCTGTCGATTTTAATTAAGTATGGATTTGAGGACCTGGTGGACCGCCTCAAGATTGATCAGTACATTGAGGTCGGTCTGCAGATGATTTCCCGGAAAAAGATTGAACGGGAAGGAAAGCTGACCGGTTCCGAAAAAATACGGATGGTGCTTGAAGAGCTGGGTTCCACGTATATCAAGTTGGGCCAGGTCCTGTCCACCCGGCCGGATTTGATGCCGGCTGCCATCATCCGGGAGCTTTCCAAGCTCCAGGATGATGTGCCCCCTTTTTCTTATCCGGAAGTAAAACGAATTGTAGAAAAAGAGCTCTCTTTGCCAATTGGAGCGCTTTTTGAGTCTTTTGAAGAAGCCCCCTTTGGATCAGCGTCCATCGGCCAGGTCCACAAGGCGCGCCTGAAAGACGGCGAATCCGTGGCCGTTAAGGTGCAGCGGCCCGGCACCAAAAAGATAATCGAGGTCGATCTTGAAATTATGCTTCACCTGGCGACTCTGATGGAACGGCATGTGGAGGAACTGGCGTTTCACCGGCCCGTCAAGATTGTTGAAGAATTCGCCCGGACCCTTGAAAAGGAGACCGACTATACCATTGAAGCTGCGAACCTGGAGCGATTTGCCCGCAACTTTTTAGGCGACCCCACGCTTTATATCCCCAAAGTATTCCACGGGCTGACGACCACCCGGGTCTTGACCATGGAACTGGTGGACGGCATCAAGGTTTCCGACGTCGATCAGCTCGACGCCGCGGGGCTCGATCGAAAGGCCATCACCGAGCGGGGAGCGGACCTCATCCTCAAGCAGGTATTTGATCACGGATTTTTTCATGCCGACCCGCACCCGGGGAATATTTTTGTGCTTCCCTACAATGTCATCTGTCTGCTGGACTTCGGCATGGCGGGATCCGTTGACCGCACGACCCGGGAAGACTTTGTGGAGCTGATCGACAGCGTGGTCCGGCAGGATGCGTATCGGTCAGCCCAGGTCCTGCTGAAGCTGACCACCTGGGATGCTGAACCGGACCTTCGCCTGCTGGAAAAAGAAGTCGCCGAGTTCATGGGAAAGCATTTATACAAACCGCTGAAGGAAATTCGGGTCGGCAAGCTGATTCAGCATCTCTTCGAAATGGTTTCCACCCATCGGCTCCGGATTCCGCCGGATATCTTCCTGATGATGAAAGCAATCAGCACGGTGGAAGGGGTGGCCCTGATGCTGGACCCGGATTTTGATATGATCGCCCGGGCGACCCCCTTTATACAAAAGGTCAAGATGGCGCGGTTTTATCCGGACCGCATCGCAAACGATTTGATTCGAATCACGGCGGAGCTGTTTCAGTTTGCCCAGCAGTTTCCCCGGGATGTCCTTGAAATTACCCGGTTGATCAAGCAGCAGAAGCTCACGATTAAAATGGAGCACGAGGGCATGCGCGATATGATGGCAACCCACGACCAGATCAGCAACCGGATTTCCTTTTCCATCATCATTGCCGCCCTGATTGTGGGGTCGGCCCTGATCGTCATTTCCAAAACGCCTCCCTTTATTTACGGCATCTCCTTTATCGGCATCATCGGTTTTTTAGCCGCCGCCCTCATGGGCATCTGGCTGCTGGTGGCGATTTTGAAAAAGGGAAGATTATAAAATTTGAATCATTGTCGGAAGGAGAGGAAATGAGAACAATTGAGGAAAAATATCAGCGTATCGCAGATGGCGGGCGTTCATTCGATATTCGCTTCTGGCAATCCCAAGGTGATCGTGCCATTTTCGAGGCGGTAACGGAAATGCTGCATGACTATTTTTTGATTCGAGGTGAAAATGCTGACGAATTCCGACTTCAGAGAACTGTTGAATCTTTTCGAAAAGCATAAGGTTCGCTATCTTATTGTAGGCGGCTATGCAGTTATGAAATACAGCGAGCCACGATTTACGAAAGATCTTGATTTGTGGATAGCGACTGATCCGGAGAATGCAAGCTCAGTGTATGCGGCCTTAAAAGAGTTTGGGGCGCCGCTGGCAGATCTTACCCCAGATGACTTTACCCAGCAGAATTATTTCTATCAGATGGGAAGAGCGCCTTTGCGGGTTGATATTATGATGTCGATACCGGGGGTCAAATTTGAGAAGGCATGGGAAAACCGGGAGTTCGTTGAACTGGATGAGCATGAGATTGCGTTTATTTCAAGAGCTGATCTGATACGGGCAAAGGAATCGAGCGGAAGACCACAAGACAAGATCGATGTTGATAAACTGAAGGAAGCCGAACAATTGGATGCGCTCAACAAAAGATAGCTCATCTCTTCCATCATTATTGCCGCCCTGATTGTCATCTCCAAAATGCCCCCCTTCATTTACGGCATCTCCTTTATCGGCATCATCGGTTTTTTAGCCGCCGCCCTCATGAGCGTCTGACTGCTGCTGGCGATTTTGAAAAATGGAAGATTATAACGCAAACGTGGGCGAAGCGTCATCCGCGCTTGTTCGATGCCTTAGAAATTCAGTATTCATAAAATTGGGACCAGGAAAGAATCTGCACCAATTTTTATAGAGTACCACCAACTCCTGTATTCCGTCCCATTCTATTAAAATGAACACTTATTGTTGAATTCCCCGGGGAGGCAATGCTATTATTTGAGAGCACTGTGGCAAGCATGGTGCACTTTTTAAATGCCTTGAATACTGAAGAATATATTTGGTATACTTGAAACTGTCTATAATTCACAATAATGCAAGTATTGTTGTAAGGAGTCAGCGAGGGGCCAGAAATATCCACGTGGGCATGACGGCTATAACTTACTGGTTCAAAGCGCAACCCCTTACCGAATTACCCATCCATTCGACATACGCCCTCTTGCACCGCTGCAAGATAAGGGAAGAGGATAGCATGAAAAAGAGAAATAAAGACCTGCAAAAGCTTACCGGCAAACAACAATGGGAAATTAAAATCCGCATGCTCGGCGGCCCCCCGCCTGTGAAGGAGGCAGAAGAATGATTCCCGTGCTGGTTATCCTGATATCCAAGTGTAAATGTAACGGCTGTTTTCAATTTTACTCTGGAAGGAATGTGACTCAATGTTTACGGAGATTTTTATGATGAGCCATTTAAATCCTGACAACAAAAACACCACCCGCTGTTATAAATTCGTTCTGTTTTTCTTTCTCGCACAAATTGTATTCGCCAACATGACGATGGCTCAAAATCAGCGGATTATTGTCGGGGTATTGGAAAACTGGCCGCCACAATACATGACAGATCCAAAAACCAAGGAGCCGACAGGATTTGCCGTTGATGTCATAAGAGAAACAGCACGGTTGAGCGGCTTGGATATCAGCTATGAAGTTTTTAAAGAATGGCCGGTGTTAAATCAGGCGTTGCGTGAAAAGAAAATCGATGTGATTCCAAATATGGGTATCATTGAGGAGCGAGAAAATCTTTTTAAATTTACGATACCGGTTGAAACGACAAAAATATCGTTTTTCGTCAGGAAAACATCAAATGATATCAATAGCGAAAAGGATTTAACCGGACGAGCAATCAGTGTGGTCGAAACAAATAAGGGCCGGTTTTTAATGGAAGAAAGGGGATGGGGGAATTTAAAAATTTATCAGTCTTTTGATGAGGCGCTGATGTCAGTGGTATCCGGAATATCAGATGGGATTGTTTATCCCGACCCTCCGTTCATGAATATTTTGGAGCAGTACGGCCTCAGCGACAGGATCAAGGTGGTGGGTGAGCCGCTACTTGAAATCAAACGGGCGATAGCCGTTCAAAGTGACCATTCAGACCTGGTCAACAAATTGAACGATGCAGTGAAGGTGCTGGTGGCTTCAGCGAAATACCAAGAGATTTATTCGAGGTGGTATGGAAAACCAGCGCCATTTTGGACCGTCAAGCTGGTGGCTGTCATTATGGGAATTTCCATTTCTATTATCGGTCTGGCATTATTGGCCTGGCGTTATTATTCCGTTATGAAGCTGAATAAAAGCCTGCTTGTTCAAACTCAAAAACGCAACATCGCTGAAAAGGCTCTCCATGAGAGCAGAGAAGACTTAATGGAATCGCAGCGAATTGCCCATGTGGGCAGTTGGCGTTTGGATATTAAAAGCAATCAGGTCGTTTGGTCGGAAGAGCTCTATAAAATGTATGGTTTTGACCACGCACTTCCTCCCCCGCCTTACACCGAACATCAGAAGCTGTTTACTCCTGAGAGTTGGGACAGATTGTCTGCTGCCCTGAACAACACGATAGATAAGGGAATTCCCTTCGAGCTTGAGCTGGAAACTGTACGGGAGGATGGAAGCCATGGATGGATGTGGGTACACGGCCAAACCTTACTTAATGCAAAAGGCGAGATTGTTGGTCTCCGTGGAGCGGCTCAAGACATTACCGACCGCAAGCGGGCAGAGGCGTCTCTGGAAGAAAGCCAGAAAATATATCGTATCATCGCTGAAAACATGGCAGACATTATCACAACGATGGATATGAATCTACGCTTTACCTATGTCAGCCCGTCAATCATACGATTGCGAGGTTTCACTGTTGAGGAGGCTCTTGAACAAACGATAGACCAAATTATGACACCGGATTCCTTTCAGCTTCTTGCCGACGCCTTTGAAGAGGAACTCCGGCTGGAAGAAACTGCAACGGCTGATCCTGACAGAACCCTAATCTTGGAATTGGAAGAATACAAAAAAGATGGTTCCACGATCTGGGTTGAGAACAAGGCATCATTCATCCGGGACAAGGACCAAAAGCCTATCGGAATCCTCATCGTGTCTCGTGACATTTCCAAACGCAGACGAGCAGAAGAGGAGTTGAAGGATATTTCTTCACATCAGGAGACTCTTTTGTCTGCAATTCCGGACATTGTCGTGGAAGTGGACAATGATAAAATATATACTTGGGCGAATCAATCCGGCTATGATTTTTTTGGAGATGACCTAATCGGCAAAGAAGCCAGTTGCTACTTTGAGGGCGAACAAGATACCTATAAGTCAGTGAAGCCGATATTCAAAGGCGAAGAAGATGTCGTTCATCTGGAGAGCTGGCAGCGACGGAAGGATGGAGAGAAACGCCTGCTTGCTTGGTGGTGTAAAGTGCTGAAGGATAAAACAGGAAGAGCACAGGGAGCCCTGTCCACAGCTCGAGATATCACTGATCAGGTGAAAATGCAGGAACAATTTTTCGCCAAG includes these proteins:
- a CDS encoding AAA family ATPase, with product MAFSIALAGKGGTGKTTVAGLLIKYLVKNGKTPVLAVDADSNANLNEVVGLTVTDTLGNSREEMRKGKVPSGMTKDVFMSMKLEQAVIESAGYDLVVMGQPEGPGCYCAANTLLTGFLERLTGNYPYIVMDNEAGLEHISRLTTSNVDILLIVSDTSRRGLQAAIRINDLAKTLNIGVTKCYAVINRVKEKPDKTVLELLSQAGLELAGTIPENQSVYEYDLNGQPTIEMPEDNPAVKEAFAIFDRVIG
- a CDS encoding acyl-CoA dehydrogenase family protein; translation: MDFELSKSQKEIQKAARDFTRGEFDKELALELDRKHEFPKKIWQKAAELGFLGIHFPEKYSGQGLGVLENIIIADEFCRRDSTIGSAVILAGFASECILRFGSEELKEKFLPPVAEGRMLSAGAFTEPDHGSDITFMDTSAVREGEEWVINGTKTFITNGGLAGFYTVLCQTDPNAQPTYRGISMILVEADREGVTATDVGEKMGIRMMATAEMNFKNVRVPVSNLIGKEGRGFYQVLEFFDESRILVAAQALGTAQGAFDRALDYVKQREQFGKKIAQFQVTQHKLADMATKIELARLITYKAAWNYDQGGRIDPKLTSMAKMFAAKTAVEVADEAIQLLGGYGYMAEYEVERFYRDAKITEIYEGTKEIQKNTIASALIGKI
- a CDS encoding AarF/ABC1/UbiB kinase family protein — its product is MLSIRKIGVIGRTYRHLNRYRQILSILIKYGFEDLVDRLKIDQYIEVGLQMISRKKIEREGKLTGSEKIRMVLEELGSTYIKLGQVLSTRPDLMPAAIIRELSKLQDDVPPFSYPEVKRIVEKELSLPIGALFESFEEAPFGSASIGQVHKARLKDGESVAVKVQRPGTKKIIEVDLEIMLHLATLMERHVEELAFHRPVKIVEEFARTLEKETDYTIEAANLERFARNFLGDPTLYIPKVFHGLTTTRVLTMELVDGIKVSDVDQLDAAGLDRKAITERGADLILKQVFDHGFFHADPHPGNIFVLPYNVICLLDFGMAGSVDRTTREDFVELIDSVVRQDAYRSAQVLLKLTTWDAEPDLRLLEKEVAEFMGKHLYKPLKEIRVGKLIQHLFEMVSTHRLRIPPDIFLMMKAISTVEGVALMLDPDFDMIARATPFIQKVKMARFYPDRIANDLIRITAELFQFAQQFPRDVLEITRLIKQQKLTIKMEHEGMRDMMATHDQISNRISFSIIIAALIVGSALIVISKTPPFIYGISFIGIIGFLAAALMGIWLLVAILKKGRL
- a CDS encoding PAS domain S-box protein, giving the protein MFTEIFMMSHLNPDNKNTTRCYKFVLFFFLAQIVFANMTMAQNQRIIVGVLENWPPQYMTDPKTKEPTGFAVDVIRETARLSGLDISYEVFKEWPVLNQALREKKIDVIPNMGIIEERENLFKFTIPVETTKISFFVRKTSNDINSEKDLTGRAISVVETNKGRFLMEERGWGNLKIYQSFDEALMSVVSGISDGIVYPDPPFMNILEQYGLSDRIKVVGEPLLEIKRAIAVQSDHSDLVNKLNDAVKVLVASAKYQEIYSRWYGKPAPFWTVKLVAVIMGISISIIGLALLAWRYYSVMKLNKSLLVQTQKRNIAEKALHESREDLMESQRIAHVGSWRLDIKSNQVVWSEELYKMYGFDHALPPPPYTEHQKLFTPESWDRLSAALNNTIDKGIPFELELETVREDGSHGWMWVHGQTLLNAKGEIVGLRGAAQDITDRKRAEASLEESQKIYRIIAENMADIITTMDMNLRFTYVSPSIIRLRGFTVEEALEQTIDQIMTPDSFQLLADAFEEELRLEETATADPDRTLILELEEYKKDGSTIWVENKASFIRDKDQKPIGILIVSRDISKRRRAEEELKDISSHQETLLSAIPDIVVEVDNDKIYTWANQSGYDFFGDDLIGKEASCYFEGEQDTYKSVKPIFKGEEDVVHLESWQRRKDGEKRLLAWWCKVLKDKTGRAQGALSTARDITDQVKMQEQFFAKPKKWSPWGGWPAEWLTTTTTCSASSSDLRRSPWKKRPQMILCRKI